A genome region from Microplitis mediator isolate UGA2020A chromosome 4, iyMicMedi2.1, whole genome shotgun sequence includes the following:
- the LOC130666268 gene encoding semaphorin-1A isoform X2: protein MRPAVVQLFLSCWAVAMLGFAIAAWQENIRPKMYVQLGAEDVFRFTGNETHTDFFRLVLRDGNYLLVGGRNLVHNLSLTDLTEQQRLTWYSSEIDVKMCVVKGKDEENCQNYVRILAKTSESNLLVCATNAFKPMCRDYIVHSGNYTMASEKAGQALCPYDPQQNSTFVYVGDELYTGTVADFSGMDPIIYREPLQTEQYDSMSLNAPNFVNSMTQGDFVYFFFRETAVEYINCGKAVYSRVARVCKYDRGGPHRFRNRWTSFLKSRLNCSVTGDFPFYFNEIQSTTDLISGQYGSVSAQLIYGAFTTPVNSISGSAVCAFSLQDISDTFEGNFKEQTAINANWLPVASAKVPDPRPGQCVNDSRTLPDLTLNFIKTHSLMDESVPSFFGQPIVIRTSFHYRFTQIAVDPQVKTPGGKTYDVLFIGTDNGKVIKAINADSADSHERVSPVVIEEIQAFPTSVPVRGIKVVRASQAGDGLEDGRLVVVADSQVQALRLHRCYSDRILSCGECVALQDPYCAWDKEEGKCRALVGPAATDAARFLQSVATGIHASCPPSKSLSKDAGSVGAISANQNKFPQDSSPNKDGQEGEIINIMQDEEPNNSGPEVSAADSPLPQYSVETLVMAVVAGALAALFVGFIAGYLCGRKCRKDEDDNLPYPDTEYEYFEQRQNVNRLAPEPKLLPQEEVTYAEPVLMPQPPKMHSPKGTMRKPPPTPAETLFQFPEAYGFRGGPRDNFGTLRSCQGTDAYRRNDGFATTRSVKKVYL from the exons GTGCTGAAGATGTATTCAGGTTTACTGGAAATGAAACGCACACGGACTTTTTCCGGCTGGTGCTACGAGATGGAAACTACCTCCTTGTTGGCGGACg GAATCTAGTACACAATTTAAGTTTGACAGACTTGACAGAACAGCAGAGGCTAACGTGGTACTCATCGGAAATAGATGTTAAAATGTGTGTAGTGAAGGGAAAAGATGAGGAAAATTGTCAGAACTATGTGAGGATACTAGCGAAAACTAGCGAATCAAATCTTTTAGTGTGTGCAACAAATGCATTTAAGCCAATGTGCCGTGACTACATTGTACACAGTGGAAATTATACGATGGCAAGTGAGAAGGCGGGTCAAGCATTGTGTCCATATGATCCACAGCAAAATAGTACATTTGTGTATGTCGGCGATGAATTGTACACGGGCACTGTTGCTGACTTTTCGGGGATGGACCCCATTATTTACAGAGAGCCATTGCAAACTGAACAGTATGACTCAATGAGTCTAAATG ctcCAAATTTTGTCAATTCAATGACTCAAGGTgactttgtttattttttcttccgAGAGACAGCCGTCGAGTACATTAATTGTGGaaag gcTGTTTATTCACGAGTTGCAAGAGTTTGTAAATATGACCGCGGTGGTCCACATCGTTTTCGAAATAGATGGACATCATTTCTTAAGTCTCGCCTCAATTGTTCTGTTACTGGAGATTTTCCATTTTACTTCAATGAAatac aaTCAACAACTGATTTAATATCCGGTCAATACGGTAGTGTATCAGCGCAATTGATCTACGGAGCGTTTACAACACCAGTAAACAGTATAAGCGGTTCGGCAGTCTGTGCATTTTCGCTGCAAGACATCTCCGACACGTTTGAAGGCAACTTCAAAGAACAGACGGCGATAAATGCCAATTGGCTGCCGGTCGCCAGTGCCAAAGTACCGGATCCAAGACCTGGACAGTGTGTCAATGACTCTAGAACACTGCCAGATCTTACATTGAACTTTATTAAAACTCATTCGCTGATGGACGAATCCGTGCCAAGTTTCTTCGGCCAGCCCATTGTTATTCGTACAAGTTTTCA ttATAGATTCACTCAGATAGCAGTGGACCCACAAGTAAAAACTCCCGGTGGAAAAACATACGACGTATTATTTATCGGTACAGATAACGGTAAAGTTATAAAAGCGATAAACGCCGATTCCGCGGACTCACATGAGCGGGTGAGTCCGGTTGTGATTGAGGAGATCCAGGCTTTCCCTACTTCGGTGCCCGTCCGTGGAATAAAAGTCGTACGAGCGTCTCAGGCCGGTGATGGTCTCGAAGACGGACGTCTAGTGGTAGTGGCTGACAGTCAAGTCCAGGCATTAAGATTGCATCGCTGCTACAGTGACAGAATACTGTCGTGTGGTGAATGTGTCGCTCTGCAGGATCCTTACTGTGCTTGGGACAAAGAGGAAGGTAAATGTCGGGCACTAGTTGGACCAGCGGCTACCGACGCTGCGAGATTTCTTCAAAGTGTTGCCACTGGAATTCACGCTTCCTGTCCACCCAGTAAATCACTGAGCAAAGATGCCGGCAGTGTCGGAGCTATTTCGgcaaatcaaaataaattccctCAGGACTCGTCGCCTAACAAAGACGGACAGGAGggtgaaataataaatataatgcaAGATGAAGAGCCAAATAATTCAG GACCAGAAGTATCAGCGGCAGACTCACCGTTGCCTCAATATTCAGTGGAAACTCTGGTGATGGCAGTTGTTGCTGGTGCGCTGGCGGCGTTATTCGTCGGTTTTATAGCCGGGTATTTGTGTGGTCGCAAATGCCGGAAGGATGAGGATGACAATTTACCCTATCCCGACACCGAGTACGAGTACTTTGAGCAACGTCAGAATGTTAATAG ATTAGCGCCAGAACCAAAATTGTTGCCTCAAGAAGAAGTGACGTACGCAGAGCCAGTGCTGATGCCGCAGCCTCCAAAAATGCATTCACCGAAAGGTACAATGAGGAAACCGCCGCCAACACCCGCCGAGACGCTGTTCCAGTTTCCCGAAGCGTATGGATTTCGCGGTGGCCCGCGGGACAATTTCGGAACACTGAGATCGTGTCAGGGCACCGACGCATACCGACGTAACGACGGTTTCGCAACGACACGTAGCGTTAAGAAAGTTTATCTCTGA
- the LOC130666268 gene encoding semaphorin-1A isoform X1 — MRPAVVQLFLSCWAVAMLGFAIAAWQENIRPKMYVQLGAEDVFRFTGNETHTDFFRLVLRDGNYLLVGGRNLVHNLSLTDLTEQQRLTWYSSEIDVKMCVVKGKDEENCQNYVRILAKTSESNLLVCATNAFKPMCRDYIVHSGNYTMASEKAGQALCPYDPQQNSTFVYVGDELYTGTVADFSGMDPIIYREPLQTEQYDSMSLNAPNFVNSMTQGDFVYFFFRETAVEYINCGKAVYSRVARVCKYDRGGPHRFRNRWTSFLKSRLNCSVTGDFPFYFNEIQSTTDLISGQYGSVSAQLIYGAFTTPVNSISGSAVCAFSLQDISDTFEGNFKEQTAINANWLPVASAKVPDPRPGQCVNDSRTLPDLTLNFIKTHSLMDESVPSFFGQPIVIRTSFHYRFTQIAVDPQVKTPGGKTYDVLFIGTDNGKVIKAINADSADSHERVSPVVIEEIQAFPTSVPVRGIKVVRASQAGDGLEDGRLVVVADSQVQALRLHRCYSDRILSCGECVALQDPYCAWDKEEGKCRALVGPAATDAARFLQSVATGIHASCPPSKSLSKDAGSVGAISANQNKFPQDSSPNKDGQEGEIINIMQDEEPNNSGPEVSAADSPLPQYSVETLVMAVVAGALAALFVGFIAGYLCGRKCRKDEDDNLPYPDTEYEYFEQRQNVNSRLAPEPKLLPQEEVTYAEPVLMPQPPKMHSPKGTMRKPPPTPAETLFQFPEAYGFRGGPRDNFGTLRSCQGTDAYRRNDGFATTRSVKKVYL, encoded by the exons GTGCTGAAGATGTATTCAGGTTTACTGGAAATGAAACGCACACGGACTTTTTCCGGCTGGTGCTACGAGATGGAAACTACCTCCTTGTTGGCGGACg GAATCTAGTACACAATTTAAGTTTGACAGACTTGACAGAACAGCAGAGGCTAACGTGGTACTCATCGGAAATAGATGTTAAAATGTGTGTAGTGAAGGGAAAAGATGAGGAAAATTGTCAGAACTATGTGAGGATACTAGCGAAAACTAGCGAATCAAATCTTTTAGTGTGTGCAACAAATGCATTTAAGCCAATGTGCCGTGACTACATTGTACACAGTGGAAATTATACGATGGCAAGTGAGAAGGCGGGTCAAGCATTGTGTCCATATGATCCACAGCAAAATAGTACATTTGTGTATGTCGGCGATGAATTGTACACGGGCACTGTTGCTGACTTTTCGGGGATGGACCCCATTATTTACAGAGAGCCATTGCAAACTGAACAGTATGACTCAATGAGTCTAAATG ctcCAAATTTTGTCAATTCAATGACTCAAGGTgactttgtttattttttcttccgAGAGACAGCCGTCGAGTACATTAATTGTGGaaag gcTGTTTATTCACGAGTTGCAAGAGTTTGTAAATATGACCGCGGTGGTCCACATCGTTTTCGAAATAGATGGACATCATTTCTTAAGTCTCGCCTCAATTGTTCTGTTACTGGAGATTTTCCATTTTACTTCAATGAAatac aaTCAACAACTGATTTAATATCCGGTCAATACGGTAGTGTATCAGCGCAATTGATCTACGGAGCGTTTACAACACCAGTAAACAGTATAAGCGGTTCGGCAGTCTGTGCATTTTCGCTGCAAGACATCTCCGACACGTTTGAAGGCAACTTCAAAGAACAGACGGCGATAAATGCCAATTGGCTGCCGGTCGCCAGTGCCAAAGTACCGGATCCAAGACCTGGACAGTGTGTCAATGACTCTAGAACACTGCCAGATCTTACATTGAACTTTATTAAAACTCATTCGCTGATGGACGAATCCGTGCCAAGTTTCTTCGGCCAGCCCATTGTTATTCGTACAAGTTTTCA ttATAGATTCACTCAGATAGCAGTGGACCCACAAGTAAAAACTCCCGGTGGAAAAACATACGACGTATTATTTATCGGTACAGATAACGGTAAAGTTATAAAAGCGATAAACGCCGATTCCGCGGACTCACATGAGCGGGTGAGTCCGGTTGTGATTGAGGAGATCCAGGCTTTCCCTACTTCGGTGCCCGTCCGTGGAATAAAAGTCGTACGAGCGTCTCAGGCCGGTGATGGTCTCGAAGACGGACGTCTAGTGGTAGTGGCTGACAGTCAAGTCCAGGCATTAAGATTGCATCGCTGCTACAGTGACAGAATACTGTCGTGTGGTGAATGTGTCGCTCTGCAGGATCCTTACTGTGCTTGGGACAAAGAGGAAGGTAAATGTCGGGCACTAGTTGGACCAGCGGCTACCGACGCTGCGAGATTTCTTCAAAGTGTTGCCACTGGAATTCACGCTTCCTGTCCACCCAGTAAATCACTGAGCAAAGATGCCGGCAGTGTCGGAGCTATTTCGgcaaatcaaaataaattccctCAGGACTCGTCGCCTAACAAAGACGGACAGGAGggtgaaataataaatataatgcaAGATGAAGAGCCAAATAATTCAG GACCAGAAGTATCAGCGGCAGACTCACCGTTGCCTCAATATTCAGTGGAAACTCTGGTGATGGCAGTTGTTGCTGGTGCGCTGGCGGCGTTATTCGTCGGTTTTATAGCCGGGTATTTGTGTGGTCGCAAATGCCGGAAGGATGAGGATGACAATTTACCCTATCCCGACACCGAGTACGAGTACTTTGAGCAACGTCAGAATGTTAATAG TAGATTAGCGCCAGAACCAAAATTGTTGCCTCAAGAAGAAGTGACGTACGCAGAGCCAGTGCTGATGCCGCAGCCTCCAAAAATGCATTCACCGAAAGGTACAATGAGGAAACCGCCGCCAACACCCGCCGAGACGCTGTTCCAGTTTCCCGAAGCGTATGGATTTCGCGGTGGCCCGCGGGACAATTTCGGAACACTGAGATCGTGTCAGGGCACCGACGCATACCGACGTAACGACGGTTTCGCAACGACACGTAGCGTTAAGAAAGTTTATCTCTGA